One Actinoplanes missouriensis 431 DNA segment encodes these proteins:
- a CDS encoding ABC transporter substrate-binding protein produces the protein MRIRRALTVLLLLAAGGCATSTPEEEPGGGLDITGGVTVDQALHDRLPQAVRARGSIRLVTDASYAPMEYYAADGRTIIGFSPDLATALGGVLGVRGEMVAGEFNGALDEVAAGEYDGVLSSMTDTAERQTEADFVNYLSTGTSIVVQRGNPEKITSFEDLCGHTVGTERGTLQEEMLQRLQPTCESRPLVIDSEPTNADALLLLRTGRVSAVPVDFPPAAFLVSNERTGAFYQLASDAQYEPGLFGIAVAKDNTALRDCLREALQRLIDSGVYADLLSRWNLASSAVTTATINGE, from the coding sequence ATGAGGATCCGCCGGGCGCTCACCGTCCTGCTCCTGCTCGCGGCCGGAGGCTGTGCCACGAGCACACCGGAGGAGGAACCGGGCGGCGGCCTCGACATCACCGGTGGCGTGACTGTCGATCAGGCGCTGCACGACCGGTTGCCGCAGGCTGTCCGGGCGCGCGGTTCGATCCGGCTCGTCACGGATGCGAGCTATGCGCCGATGGAGTACTACGCGGCCGATGGCCGTACCATAATCGGGTTTTCTCCTGATCTTGCAACCGCGCTCGGCGGAGTTCTCGGCGTGCGGGGCGAGATGGTGGCGGGCGAGTTCAACGGAGCGCTGGACGAGGTCGCGGCCGGTGAGTACGACGGGGTGCTCTCGTCGATGACCGACACCGCCGAGCGGCAGACCGAGGCCGATTTCGTGAACTACCTCAGCACCGGAACCTCGATCGTGGTGCAGCGCGGCAACCCGGAGAAGATCACCAGTTTCGAGGACCTCTGCGGGCACACCGTCGGTACCGAGCGCGGCACCCTTCAGGAGGAGATGCTCCAGCGGCTGCAGCCGACCTGCGAGAGCCGGCCGCTGGTGATCGACAGTGAGCCGACGAACGCGGACGCCCTCCTGCTGCTGCGCACCGGCCGGGTCAGCGCCGTGCCGGTCGACTTCCCGCCCGCCGCGTTCCTGGTGAGCAACGAGCGGACCGGCGCGTTCTACCAGCTCGCCTCGGACGCCCAGTACGAGCCCGGCCTCTTCGGCATCGCGGTGGCCAAGGACAACACCGCGCTGCGGGACTGTCTGCGGGAGGCGCTCCAGCGGCTGATCGACTCGGGCGTCTACGCCGATCTGTTGTCCCGCTGGAACCTCGCATCGAGCGCTGTCACCACGGCGACAATCAACGGGGAGTGA
- a CDS encoding TetR family transcriptional regulator, whose translation MSSAASDLTARARIRDAAIALFTERGIAGATVRDIAQAAGVSSGLLRHHFGSKEGLRDACDEWALARVAELQIRFTESQAIGPLTPDIMGLQQYLVRSLMDGSPRSLATFEETVRRGEEWLASTGMKTGDPRAFVAVLGAMKMGMFLMRDQLTAVLGEDVGAMPGYLRMLRASIEVFSQPLLTPEQTDQALEALDRH comes from the coding sequence GTGAGTAGTGCTGCCAGCGACCTGACCGCCCGCGCCCGGATCCGTGACGCCGCGATCGCGCTCTTCACCGAGCGCGGCATCGCCGGCGCCACCGTGCGCGACATCGCGCAGGCAGCGGGTGTCTCCTCCGGCCTGCTCCGGCACCACTTCGGGTCGAAGGAGGGACTGCGCGACGCCTGCGACGAGTGGGCCCTCGCGCGCGTCGCCGAGCTGCAGATCCGGTTCACCGAGTCGCAGGCCATCGGCCCGCTCACGCCCGACATCATGGGCCTCCAGCAATACCTGGTCCGCTCACTGATGGACGGCTCACCGCGCAGCCTGGCCACCTTCGAGGAGACCGTGCGGCGCGGCGAGGAGTGGCTGGCCTCGACCGGCATGAAGACCGGCGACCCCCGGGCCTTCGTCGCGGTCCTCGGCGCCATGAAGATGGGCATGTTCCTGATGCGCGACCAGCTCACGGCCGTGCTCGGCGAGGACGTCGGGGCCATGCCCGGTTACCTGCGCATGCTGCGGGCCTCGATCGAGGTCTTCTCGCAGCCGTTGCTCACCCCCGAGCAGACCGACCAGGCGCTGGAGGCGCTCGATCGGCACTAG
- a CDS encoding ABC transporter ATP-binding protein yields MAIEVEGLIKRFGSVTALDGLDLHVRTGEVHGFLGPNGAGKTTAIRVLLGLMRSDGGTARLLGGDPWADATELHRRLAYVPGDVTFWPSLTGGEVIDLLGRLRGGLDPKRRDDLIERFELDPRKKGRTYSKGNRQKVALVAALSSDVELLLLDEPTSGLDPLMEEVFREVVLEEKRRGDRTVLLSSHILSEVEALCDRLTIIRAGRAVETGTLDDLRHLTRTTIRAELTGPVNGLAGITGVHDLTTEDGRVAFDVDADALEPALQTLVAAGVRSLISQPPSLEELFLRHYTRDSQ; encoded by the coding sequence ATGGCCATTGAGGTCGAGGGGCTGATCAAGAGATTCGGTTCGGTCACCGCGCTGGACGGGCTCGACCTGCACGTCCGGACCGGTGAGGTGCACGGTTTCCTCGGGCCGAACGGCGCGGGCAAGACCACCGCGATCCGGGTGCTGCTCGGGCTGATGCGATCCGACGGCGGCACCGCGCGGCTGCTCGGCGGCGACCCGTGGGCCGACGCGACAGAGCTGCACCGCCGCCTCGCGTATGTGCCAGGCGACGTCACGTTCTGGCCCTCGCTCACCGGCGGCGAGGTGATCGACCTGCTCGGGCGGCTGCGCGGCGGGCTCGACCCGAAACGCCGCGACGACCTGATCGAGCGGTTCGAGCTGGACCCGCGCAAGAAGGGGCGCACCTACTCCAAGGGCAACCGGCAGAAGGTGGCGCTCGTGGCGGCGCTCTCCTCCGACGTGGAGCTGCTGCTGCTCGACGAGCCGACGTCCGGGCTCGACCCGCTCATGGAAGAGGTGTTCCGTGAGGTCGTTCTCGAGGAGAAGCGGCGCGGGGACCGCACCGTTCTGCTCTCCAGCCACATCCTCTCCGAGGTCGAGGCGCTCTGCGACCGGCTCACGATCATCCGGGCCGGCCGGGCCGTGGAGACGGGCACCCTCGACGACCTGCGGCACCTCACCCGCACCACGATCCGCGCCGAGCTGACCGGCCCGGTCAACGGCCTCGCCGGCATCACCGGGGTGCACGACCTGACCACCGAGGACGGGCGGGTGGCCTTCGACGTCGACGCGGACGCGCTGGAGCCGGCGCTGCAGACCCTCGTCGCGGCCGGCGTGCGCAGCCTGATCAGTCAGCCGCCGTCGCTGGAGGAGCTGTTCCTGCGGCACTACACCCGGGACTCGCAATGA
- a CDS encoding ABC transporter permease — protein sequence MTGTPRLLRLALRRDRVILPLWVLGLGLLPYVYASSFQTLFATEAERVDYARISAGNAGFVALYGPLHGDSLGELVVWRGGFVPVMVGLAALLTVIRHTRAEEEAGRTELLRATVTGRFAQLAAALILTCGAALLTGAVVAVTTIGVGLPVAGSLALGAVFTLSGWMFAGVGAVAAQLTASARSARSIAVVALGGAYLLRLVGDISDRAEFVAWLSPIGWVHRVFPYSASGEDWRPAMLALGFTVAAVGVSAYLMAHRDMGAGLLAARLGPRAAAASLRSPLALAWRLHRGLLLGWVAGFAALGLVFGAVGSSMVELASDSEGVDEMFSRIGGSGEVTDAYFATTAAICGLIAACYAVQAALRMRDEEQTGHAEAVLSTSVGRLAWAGSHLLFALVGPAAALLAEGVFAGVVHGTPGPVVGASLAQLPAVWVLAGVTMLLIGTLPRLASVAWAVIGVCLLLLLAGPLLELDQWVLDLSPFTHVPHLPSGSVGLAPLVVLSGVAVGLGLVGLVALRRRDVRAL from the coding sequence ATGACCGGCACGCCGCGGCTGCTGCGCCTCGCCCTGCGCCGCGACCGCGTGATCCTGCCGCTCTGGGTGCTCGGGCTCGGCCTTTTGCCGTACGTCTACGCCTCCTCGTTCCAGACGCTCTTCGCCACCGAGGCGGAACGCGTCGACTACGCCCGGATCAGCGCCGGCAACGCCGGGTTCGTGGCCCTCTACGGGCCGCTGCACGGCGACAGCCTCGGTGAGCTGGTCGTCTGGCGGGGCGGTTTCGTGCCGGTCATGGTCGGGCTGGCCGCGCTGCTCACCGTCATCCGGCACACCCGGGCCGAGGAGGAGGCCGGCCGCACCGAGCTTCTCCGGGCCACCGTTACCGGGCGGTTCGCCCAGCTCGCCGCGGCGCTGATCCTGACCTGCGGCGCGGCGCTCCTGACGGGTGCGGTCGTGGCCGTCACGACGATCGGCGTCGGGCTGCCGGTCGCCGGTTCGCTCGCGCTGGGGGCGGTCTTCACGCTCAGCGGCTGGATGTTCGCCGGCGTCGGGGCGGTCGCGGCGCAGCTCACGGCCAGCGCGCGCAGCGCCCGCTCGATCGCGGTGGTGGCGCTCGGTGGGGCCTATCTCCTGCGGCTCGTGGGGGACATCTCGGACAGGGCGGAGTTTGTGGCGTGGCTGTCACCGATCGGCTGGGTCCACCGCGTCTTTCCCTATTCTGCCTCCGGTGAGGACTGGAGGCCCGCGATGCTCGCACTGGGTTTCACGGTCGCTGCGGTGGGCGTCTCGGCGTACCTGATGGCCCACCGCGACATGGGTGCGGGCCTGCTCGCCGCACGGCTCGGACCACGCGCCGCGGCCGCGTCGCTGCGTTCGCCGCTTGCGCTGGCCTGGCGGCTGCATCGTGGGCTGCTTCTCGGGTGGGTCGCCGGGTTCGCCGCGCTCGGGCTGGTCTTCGGGGCCGTCGGCAGCAGCATGGTGGAGCTGGCGTCCGACTCCGAGGGGGTCGACGAGATGTTCTCCCGGATCGGTGGGAGCGGGGAGGTCACCGATGCGTACTTCGCCACCACCGCGGCGATCTGCGGGCTGATCGCCGCGTGTTACGCCGTGCAGGCCGCCCTGCGGATGCGGGACGAGGAGCAGACCGGGCATGCCGAGGCGGTGCTGAGCACGTCGGTCGGGCGGCTGGCCTGGGCCGGGTCGCATCTTCTCTTCGCCCTGGTGGGGCCGGCCGCGGCGCTGCTCGCCGAGGGGGTGTTCGCGGGTGTCGTGCACGGGACGCCCGGGCCGGTGGTGGGGGCGTCGCTGGCTCAGTTGCCCGCGGTGTGGGTCCTGGCCGGGGTGACGATGCTGTTGATCGGCACGCTTCCCCGGCTGGCTTCGGTGGCCTGGGCGGTGATCGGTGTGTGCCTGCTGCTGTTGCTTGCGGGGCCGCTGCTGGAGCTCGACCAGTGGGTGCTGGATCTGTCGCCGTTCACCCATGTGCCGCATCTGCCTAGCGGTTCGGTTGGCCTGGCGCCGCTGGTGGTGCTCAGTGGGGTGGCTGTGGGGCTGGGCTTGGTGGGGTTGGTTGCTCTTCGGCGGAGGGATGTTCGGGCACTCTAG
- a CDS encoding Na+/H+ antiporter yields MNLEEILLFGLIAVAVIVAVRWVTEKTGLPAAVLLTLIGIAYAYMPGPNLELEPELVLTFILPPLLYNAALDSSLLDIRRNMRTVISLSVALVLVTALLIGLGFSLWVAGATLAAGVALGAAVAPPDPVAALAVGRRAGLPSKMVTLISGEGLLNDATALTILTVAVTAQAHGDFNFDNAVGQFVISAAGGVLVGIAVAYAVRLMKPFRTDPLNANALSLVTPLAAYLICENAFVHHYVTISGVLAVVVAGLIVGHDTPRYTSGATRLQTSAVWRLIDFLLEGVVFLLIGQQVPKVIDGLAKYETKTIIIALVITLGVVLLLRPLWLVVTQWLPRSLHTRLGGHTDEDTGDAREIPLTGKEITIMSWAGTRGVITLAAIFTLPAGFPDRELLHFCAIAVVLVTLVGQGLTFAPLVQKLGLRANQTDRARERNEARSAAVRAALDRLDDIQEQQHDNVEDEAIETMRRQLQVRLDRYRRRLDMLEQSESSDVPISPQYEAALMVRQAVIDAERDELLRWRDAGHLNDDSLRVLNRELDHEELILPKRNASH; encoded by the coding sequence ATGAATCTCGAGGAGATCCTGCTTTTCGGCCTGATCGCGGTCGCGGTAATCGTCGCCGTGCGTTGGGTCACCGAGAAGACCGGCCTCCCCGCCGCGGTCCTGCTCACCCTGATCGGTATTGCCTACGCATACATGCCGGGTCCCAATCTCGAACTGGAACCCGAGCTCGTTCTGACGTTCATCCTGCCGCCGCTGCTCTACAACGCGGCGCTCGATTCATCATTGCTCGACATCCGGCGCAACATGCGCACGGTGATCAGCCTTTCCGTCGCGCTGGTGCTCGTCACCGCGCTCCTGATCGGCCTCGGCTTCTCACTCTGGGTAGCCGGGGCCACCCTCGCGGCGGGTGTCGCCCTCGGCGCCGCCGTCGCCCCGCCCGATCCGGTCGCCGCGCTCGCCGTCGGCCGCCGGGCCGGGCTGCCCAGCAAGATGGTCACGCTGATCTCCGGCGAGGGCCTGCTCAACGACGCCACCGCGCTGACCATCCTCACGGTCGCGGTGACCGCGCAGGCGCACGGCGACTTCAACTTCGACAACGCGGTCGGCCAGTTCGTGATCTCGGCGGCCGGCGGCGTGCTCGTCGGCATCGCGGTCGCCTACGCCGTACGGCTGATGAAACCGTTCCGCACCGACCCGCTCAACGCCAACGCGCTCTCCCTGGTCACGCCGCTCGCCGCGTACTTGATCTGTGAGAACGCGTTCGTCCACCACTACGTCACGATCTCCGGCGTGCTCGCCGTGGTGGTGGCCGGCCTGATCGTCGGCCACGACACCCCGCGCTACACCAGCGGGGCCACCCGGCTGCAGACCAGCGCCGTCTGGCGTCTGATCGACTTCCTGCTGGAGGGCGTGGTCTTCCTCCTGATCGGCCAGCAGGTGCCGAAGGTGATCGACGGTCTCGCCAAGTACGAGACCAAGACGATCATCATCGCCCTGGTGATCACGCTCGGTGTGGTCCTGCTGCTCCGCCCGCTCTGGCTGGTCGTCACCCAATGGCTGCCGCGCTCGCTGCACACCCGCCTCGGCGGGCACACCGACGAGGACACCGGCGACGCCCGCGAGATCCCGCTCACCGGCAAAGAGATCACCATTATGAGCTGGGCCGGCACCCGCGGCGTCATCACCCTCGCGGCGATCTTCACACTGCCGGCCGGTTTCCCCGATCGCGAGCTGCTGCACTTCTGCGCCATCGCGGTCGTGCTCGTCACCCTGGTCGGCCAGGGCCTCACCTTCGCCCCGTTGGTGCAGAAGCTCGGTCTGCGGGCCAACCAGACCGACCGTGCCCGGGAGCGCAACGAGGCCCGCTCGGCAGCCGTGCGTGCCGCCCTGGACCGTCTCGACGACATCCAGGAACAGCAGCACGACAACGTCGAGGACGAGGCCATCGAGACGATGCGCCGCCAGCTGCAGGTCCGCCTCGACCGTTACCGCCGCCGCCTCGACATGCTGGAACAGTCCGAGTCGTCCGACGTCCCGATCTCACCGCAGTACGAGGCGGCCCTGATGGTCCGCCAGGCAGTGATCGACGCCGAACGCGACGAGTTGCTCCGCTGGCGGGACGCAGGCCACCTCAACGACGACAGCCTGCGAGTCCTCAACCGCGAGTTGGACCACGAAGAACTGATCCTCCCCAAACGCAACGCCAGCCACTGA
- a CDS encoding DUF4142 domain-containing protein — protein MLAVAAVSPAQARPVSADADFLIAAHQGNLAQMAAGKIAKHQGATEPVRDLGRELATYHRKLDVTVRRTAARLDIRLPAEPNSEQQALIEQYRVASGADFDTLFLGSQLLAHERAIKLAQVVIDTGTEPSVEKLAGKALPVIQRHQQVIAATQQKVDPASKADLAG, from the coding sequence ATGCTCGCCGTTGCCGCGGTCAGCCCGGCCCAGGCGCGCCCGGTCAGCGCCGACGCCGACTTCCTGATCGCCGCCCACCAGGGGAACCTCGCCCAGATGGCCGCCGGCAAGATCGCCAAGCACCAGGGTGCCACCGAGCCGGTCCGCGACCTCGGCCGCGAACTCGCCACCTACCACCGCAAGCTCGACGTGACGGTACGCCGGACCGCCGCCCGCCTGGACATCCGGCTCCCCGCCGAACCGAACTCGGAACAGCAGGCGCTCATCGAGCAGTACCGGGTCGCGTCCGGCGCCGACTTCGACACGCTCTTCCTCGGCAGCCAGCTCCTCGCGCACGAACGCGCGATCAAACTGGCCCAAGTCGTGATCGACACCGGCACCGAGCCGTCCGTGGAGAAGCTCGCCGGCAAGGCCCTTCCGGTGATCCAGCGTCACCAGCAGGTCATCGCCGCGACCCAGCAGAAGGTTGACCCAGCGTCAAAGGCCGACCTCGCCGGATAA
- the ahcY gene encoding adenosylhomocysteinase: protein MSDKLRSVNGLDFAVADLSLAEAGRHQLRLAEHEMPGLMSLRTEFGDSKPLAGARIAGSLHMTVQTAVLIETLVALGAEVRWVSCNIFSTQDEAAAAVVVGPTGTVDAPAGVPVFAWKGETLEEYWWATMQLFDFGNGQGPNMILDDGGDATLLVHKGVEFEGAGAVPATTAEDNHEYSIILETLRNSLAASKDRFTRIAADIKGVTEETTTGVARLYKLAKEGTLLFPAINVNDAVTKSKFDNKYGIRHSLVDGLNRATDVMLGGKLAVVCGYGDVGKGSAETLRGQGARVVVTEVDPICALQAAMDGMQVVRLEDVVGEADIFITTTGGTDIITVEHLSAMKHNAIVGNVGHFDDEIDMAGLARVEGIEKIEIKPQVHEWRFPDGHSVIVLSEGRLMNLGNATGHPSFVMSNSFTNQVMAQIELWTKPGEYAKQVYVLPKHLDEKVARLHLDALGVRLTTLTKKQAEYLGVDVEGPFKPEHYRY from the coding sequence ATGAGCGACAAACTTCGATCCGTCAACGGTCTCGACTTCGCGGTCGCCGACCTGTCGCTGGCCGAGGCCGGCCGCCACCAGCTGCGCCTCGCCGAGCACGAGATGCCCGGCCTGATGTCGCTGCGCACCGAGTTCGGTGACAGCAAGCCGCTCGCCGGCGCCCGCATCGCCGGCTCGCTGCACATGACCGTGCAGACCGCCGTGCTGATCGAGACCCTGGTCGCCCTCGGCGCCGAGGTCCGCTGGGTGTCCTGCAACATCTTCTCCACTCAGGACGAGGCGGCCGCCGCGGTCGTCGTCGGCCCGACCGGCACGGTCGACGCTCCGGCCGGTGTGCCGGTCTTCGCCTGGAAGGGCGAGACCCTGGAGGAGTACTGGTGGGCGACCATGCAGCTCTTCGACTTCGGCAACGGCCAGGGCCCGAACATGATCCTGGACGACGGCGGTGACGCCACCCTGCTGGTGCACAAGGGTGTCGAGTTCGAGGGCGCGGGCGCCGTTCCGGCCACCACGGCCGAGGACAACCACGAGTACTCGATCATCCTCGAGACGCTGCGGAACAGCCTCGCCGCGTCGAAGGACCGCTTCACCCGCATCGCCGCCGACATCAAGGGCGTGACCGAGGAGACCACCACCGGTGTGGCGCGTCTCTACAAGCTCGCCAAGGAGGGCACCCTGCTCTTCCCGGCGATCAACGTCAACGACGCGGTCACCAAGAGCAAGTTCGACAACAAGTACGGCATCCGCCACTCGCTCGTCGACGGCCTGAACCGGGCCACCGACGTGATGCTCGGCGGCAAGCTCGCCGTCGTCTGTGGTTACGGCGACGTCGGCAAGGGCTCGGCCGAGACGCTGCGTGGTCAGGGCGCCCGCGTCGTGGTGACCGAGGTCGACCCGATCTGCGCGCTGCAGGCCGCGATGGACGGCATGCAGGTCGTCCGCCTCGAGGACGTGGTCGGTGAGGCCGACATCTTCATCACCACGACCGGCGGCACCGACATCATCACGGTCGAGCACCTCTCCGCGATGAAGCACAACGCGATCGTCGGCAACGTCGGCCACTTCGACGACGAGATCGACATGGCCGGTCTCGCTCGTGTCGAGGGCATCGAGAAGATCGAGATCAAGCCGCAGGTCCACGAGTGGCGCTTCCCGGACGGCCACTCGGTGATCGTCCTCTCCGAGGGCCGGCTGATGAACCTGGGCAACGCCACCGGCCACCCCAGCTTCGTCATGTCGAACTCGTTCACCAACCAGGTGATGGCCCAGATCGAGCTCTGGACCAAGCCGGGTGAGTACGCCAAGCAGGTCTACGTGCTGCCGAAGCACCTGGACGAGAAGGTGGCCCGGCTGCACCTGGACGCGCTCGGCGTCCGGCTGACCACCCTCACCAAGAAGCAGGCGGAGTACCTGGGCGTCGACGTCGAGGGCCCGTTCAAGCCGGAGCACTACCGGTACTGA
- a CDS encoding LacI family DNA-binding transcriptional regulator, with translation MKHPYRIREIAAASGLSQATVDRVLHNRGGVRESTVRQVHQAIAELDRQQSQSGRTFVIDVVLRTSRRYAAAVRAALDAEIAEIPVAVRPRLHLTDDPAQALDRVGRSRSHGLIVLAPPSPEVADAVARLGVPVVTLNADLPAGKRIAHVGVDDFDAGATAGYLVERLLADRAGDLLVINGRGERETGFRSVLPSRRLVTADAEDTGPLREILAGNPSIRAVYSAGTGGNAGIVAAFAEERRNYDVFVAHGLDEENVTLLRAHRISVVLHQDLRADLRHACLAILRSQGALPGPIRSHPSAVQVITPFNVPPAEF, from the coding sequence GTGAAGCACCCGTACCGCATCCGCGAGATAGCCGCGGCATCCGGCCTCAGTCAGGCAACCGTGGATCGCGTGCTGCACAACCGCGGCGGCGTCCGGGAGAGCACCGTCCGCCAGGTGCATCAGGCGATCGCCGAGCTGGATCGCCAGCAGTCGCAGTCCGGCCGTACGTTCGTGATCGACGTGGTGCTGCGGACGTCCCGCCGATACGCCGCAGCCGTCCGCGCCGCCCTGGACGCCGAGATCGCCGAGATCCCGGTGGCGGTCCGCCCGCGCCTGCATCTCACCGACGACCCGGCGCAGGCCCTCGACCGGGTCGGCCGCTCCCGCTCGCACGGCCTGATCGTGCTGGCCCCGCCGTCACCGGAGGTCGCCGACGCGGTGGCCCGGCTGGGCGTGCCGGTGGTGACGCTCAACGCCGATCTGCCGGCCGGCAAGCGGATCGCCCATGTCGGAGTGGACGACTTCGACGCCGGGGCGACCGCCGGTTACCTGGTCGAGCGGCTGCTCGCGGACCGGGCCGGCGACCTGCTGGTGATCAACGGGCGGGGTGAGCGGGAGACCGGCTTCCGGTCCGTGCTGCCGTCGCGGCGGCTCGTCACCGCCGATGCCGAGGACACCGGACCGCTGCGGGAGATCCTCGCCGGGAACCCGTCGATCCGGGCCGTCTACTCCGCCGGCACCGGCGGGAACGCCGGCATCGTGGCCGCGTTCGCGGAGGAGCGGCGCAACTACGACGTCTTCGTGGCGCACGGGCTGGACGAGGAGAACGTGACGCTGCTGCGGGCGCACCGGATCTCCGTGGTGCTGCACCAGGACCTGCGGGCCGATCTGCGGCACGCCTGCCTGGCGATCCTGCGGTCGCAGGGGGCGTTGCCCGGACCGATCCGCTCGCACCCCTCCGCGGTGCAGGTGATCACGCCGTTCAACGTGCCACCCGCCGAGTTCTGA
- a CDS encoding glycosyl hydrolase family 28-related protein: MSVRPRWSALVLGALLGVTGTAHPASAASDRQFTRAALDPSLTAGRGANVAFVEQEAEHARTNGTVIGPDRTAYTLPAEASGRSAVTLDPGEFVEFTLPRAANAITVRYSIPDAPAGGGITAPLAVTTRHVSRTMTLTSQYSWLYNQYQFTDDPQADLLHPDWWITECQCVPAATTPAPVITKPFRPMHFYDEQRLLLGRTHRAGERIRLTARGVPTTIDLLDSELVGAPKVDLAGVNVLLFGADPTGRRDAAPAIEKAIAYAKKTHRRVYLPPGVFQVNRHIVVDDVTIGGAGNWYTIVKGRQVTLDAPAPDGSRHAGVGFYGRSAAEGGSRNVHLSGFAIQGDVRERIDTDQVNGIGGAMSDSTIDGLHIQHTKVGLWFDGPMANVKVTNNIVVDQIADGLNFHTGVTNSLVRNNFVRNTGDDALAMWAEKTTNSANTFDRNTVQTPTLANGIAIYGGNDITVSGNLVADPIREGSALHAGTRFGAEPFTGYLRFTGNTTVRAGTYELNWNIGLGAIWMFALERSIDADVQVTGDHYLDSTYNAIMLVADWPVKDLYSIDGVRFEDLRIDGTGTSVLSARAGGSASFANVDARNVGAAGVNNCGRFGFPASGSEFGLTDLGGNDGGWLGPYVPNVITCNDRPPVTPPPPPSRW; this comes from the coding sequence ATGTCTGTGCGACCTCGCTGGTCCGCCCTCGTTCTCGGCGCGCTCCTGGGTGTCACCGGAACCGCGCACCCCGCATCAGCCGCCTCCGATCGCCAGTTCACCCGGGCCGCCCTGGACCCGTCATTGACCGCCGGCCGGGGCGCGAACGTCGCCTTCGTGGAACAGGAGGCGGAGCACGCGCGGACGAACGGGACCGTGATCGGCCCGGACCGGACCGCGTACACGCTGCCCGCCGAGGCCTCCGGCCGCTCCGCCGTCACGCTGGATCCCGGTGAGTTCGTGGAGTTCACCCTCCCGCGCGCCGCCAACGCGATCACCGTTCGCTACAGCATCCCGGACGCGCCGGCCGGTGGCGGGATCACCGCGCCGCTCGCGGTCACCACCCGGCACGTCAGCCGGACCATGACGCTGACCTCGCAGTACTCCTGGCTCTACAACCAGTACCAGTTCACCGACGACCCGCAGGCCGACCTGCTCCACCCGGACTGGTGGATCACCGAGTGTCAGTGCGTGCCGGCCGCCACCACCCCGGCGCCGGTGATCACCAAGCCGTTCCGGCCGATGCACTTCTACGACGAGCAGCGACTCCTGCTCGGGCGTACCCATCGGGCGGGGGAGAGGATCAGGCTGACCGCCCGCGGCGTGCCCACCACGATCGACCTGCTCGACTCCGAGTTGGTCGGCGCCCCGAAGGTGGACCTGGCCGGGGTGAACGTGCTGCTGTTCGGCGCCGACCCGACCGGGCGGCGGGATGCCGCGCCGGCCATCGAGAAGGCGATCGCGTACGCGAAGAAGACGCACCGCAGGGTCTACCTGCCCCCGGGCGTCTTCCAGGTGAACCGGCACATCGTCGTCGACGACGTGACGATCGGCGGGGCCGGCAACTGGTACACGATCGTCAAGGGCCGCCAGGTCACGCTTGACGCGCCGGCCCCGGACGGATCCCGGCACGCCGGCGTCGGCTTCTACGGCCGCAGCGCCGCCGAGGGTGGCAGCCGCAACGTGCATCTCTCCGGCTTCGCGATCCAGGGTGACGTCCGGGAGCGGATCGACACCGACCAGGTGAACGGCATCGGCGGCGCGATGAGCGACTCGACGATCGACGGCCTGCACATCCAGCACACCAAGGTCGGCCTCTGGTTCGACGGCCCGATGGCGAACGTGAAGGTCACGAACAACATCGTCGTCGACCAGATCGCCGACGGCCTGAACTTCCACACGGGGGTGACGAACTCGCTGGTCCGCAACAACTTCGTCCGCAACACCGGCGACGACGCGCTCGCCATGTGGGCGGAGAAGACCACGAACTCGGCCAACACGTTCGACCGGAACACGGTGCAGACGCCGACCCTGGCGAACGGCATCGCGATCTACGGCGGGAACGACATCACGGTCTCCGGCAACCTGGTCGCTGATCCGATCCGGGAGGGCAGCGCGCTGCACGCGGGCACCCGATTCGGCGCCGAGCCGTTCACCGGGTACCTGCGGTTCACCGGCAACACCACGGTGCGCGCGGGAACGTACGAGTTGAACTGGAACATCGGTCTCGGCGCGATCTGGATGTTCGCGCTGGAGCGCAGCATCGACGCCGACGTCCAGGTGACCGGTGATCACTACCTGGACAGCACCTACAACGCGATCATGCTGGTCGCGGACTGGCCGGTGAAGGACCTCTACTCGATCGACGGGGTGAGATTCGAAGACCTCAGGATCGACGGTACGGGTACGAGCGTGCTGAGCGCCCGAGCCGGTGGGTCCGCCTCCTTCGCGAACGTGGACGCCCGCAACGTCGGCGCGGCGGGGGTGAACAACTGCGGGAGATTCGGCTTCCCCGCGTCCGGTTCCGAGTTCGGGCTCACCGACCTGGGCGGCAACGACGGCGGCTGGCTCGGCCCGTACGTCCCAAACGTGATCACCTGCAACGACCGCCCGCCGGTGACCCCGCCCCCGCCGCCGTCCCGCTGGTGA